One region of Tistrella mobilis genomic DNA includes:
- a CDS encoding RES family NAD+ phosphorylase: protein MAKTPPPKGFAEAPLRIYEVPSGQVSGRIYLGRYPEPLGYGKTPNRFSDPRRRRKPANRFGVLYLGETVKVCFLEAVLRDQRDGTIGDQPSGMSELYDRHYAEIEIANPLAMVDLRDDGAIVMGVPTDVAKASTQTLARAWSLAFYDHKDEPDGITYPSRLNGHTSLAVFDRAIRKLRVRQKMQLIGAPGLASVLDDLKVALVDS, encoded by the coding sequence ATGGCGAAGACTCCCCCACCGAAAGGCTTTGCGGAGGCGCCCCTTCGTATCTATGAAGTGCCGTCTGGTCAGGTATCTGGTCGTATCTATCTGGGGCGCTATCCCGAACCACTCGGTTACGGCAAGACACCGAACCGCTTCAGTGACCCACGGCGGCGGCGTAAACCCGCCAACCGGTTTGGTGTGCTGTATCTCGGCGAGACCGTGAAGGTATGCTTCCTTGAAGCGGTCCTCCGAGATCAACGCGACGGCACGATCGGCGATCAGCCGAGCGGAATGTCTGAATTATATGACCGCCATTATGCGGAAATCGAAATTGCGAACCCACTCGCAATGGTCGACCTGCGTGATGACGGCGCCATTGTCATGGGTGTGCCGACTGATGTTGCAAAGGCGTCAACTCAGACGCTCGCCCGGGCTTGGTCCCTGGCGTTCTACGACCATAAGGACGAACCAGACGGGATTACTTATCCCTCGCGGCTTAACGGCCATACCAGCCTGGCTGTGTTTGACCGTGCCATAAGGAAGCTCCGGGTCAGGCAGAAGATGCAGCTGATCGGTGCGCCGGGGCTGGCGAGTGTGCTGGATGATTTGAAAGTCGCTCTCGTTGATTCCTGA
- a CDS encoding XRE family transcriptional regulator — MAAPKSKTGTRNGAGRRLAGESPKGTAGFKLQFPAAASKQFTSAPKQMKALLQVYGDAIARSRRAGRPVSFRVDVDPEGKTVVTPVEDTTTGSEVARESAAAPAGDLEAALAAARERGRLRAAEILRGEDMLNADAFAKILGTTRVTVNTKRQNGQILGLDGTKRGFRFPVWQLDAEGKPYAELAALHDLLGSPWAIYRFLMQPHGELDGLTGREALERGEGDAVLAAAESVGRDFR, encoded by the coding sequence ATGGCAGCTCCTAAATCAAAAACGGGTACGCGCAATGGCGCGGGCCGACGGCTGGCCGGAGAATCGCCAAAGGGAACTGCCGGCTTCAAGCTGCAGTTTCCTGCCGCGGCATCCAAGCAGTTTACCAGTGCTCCCAAGCAGATGAAGGCACTCCTTCAAGTCTATGGGGACGCTATCGCGCGGAGCCGTCGGGCCGGCCGGCCCGTGAGTTTTCGTGTCGATGTCGACCCCGAAGGTAAGACCGTTGTGACCCCGGTCGAAGACACGACCACTGGGTCGGAAGTCGCGAGGGAAAGTGCCGCAGCACCGGCCGGGGATCTCGAAGCGGCCCTGGCTGCGGCGCGGGAACGTGGGCGACTGCGTGCGGCTGAAATCCTGAGGGGCGAGGATATGTTGAACGCGGATGCATTCGCCAAAATACTCGGAACAACCCGGGTGACGGTGAATACAAAACGCCAGAATGGCCAGATCCTCGGCCTTGACGGTACCAAGCGCGGCTTTCGATTTCCTGTCTGGCAGCTGGATGCGGAGGGTAAGCCTTATGCTGAACTGGCCGCACTGCATGATCTGCTCGGCAGCCCTTGGGCGATCTACCGCTTCTTGATGCAGCCGCATGGGGAACTTGACGGGTTGACCGGGCGTGAGGCCCTGGAGCGTGGGGAGGGGGATGCGGTGCTGGCGGCGGCCGAGAGTGTCGGGAGAGATTTCCGCTAA
- a CDS encoding tyrosine-type recombinase/integrase: MFSRPSTPPGLPATPPLIAAAGDPARLRFLEFFVARIRNPHTRRAYGRAAEDFLTWCSGIGLTAIGQVQPLHVAAWGELQGRHFAAPTVKQRLAGLKHLFDWLVTGQILPANPAAAVRGPVHRVKRGKTPVLEAAEARRILEAIDVSTPIGLRDRALIGLMVYSFARIGAALAIRVEDVYVQNRRLWVRLHEKGGKRHDMPCHHNLDAWLHDYMEGCALAGDRRSALFRTIARGTGRLSDRAMQQADAYAMIRRRAAAAGIETPIGNHSFRATGITAYLKNGGTLEKAATMANHASTRTTQLYDRRLDEVTLDEVERVML; this comes from the coding sequence ATCTTCTCCCGCCCCTCCACCCCACCCGGCCTGCCCGCCACTCCCCCCCTCATCGCCGCCGCCGGCGATCCGGCCCGGCTGCGCTTCCTCGAATTCTTCGTCGCCCGGATCCGCAACCCGCACACCCGGCGTGCCTATGGCCGGGCGGCCGAAGACTTCCTCACCTGGTGCAGCGGCATCGGGCTGACCGCGATCGGTCAGGTTCAGCCGCTGCATGTCGCGGCCTGGGGCGAGCTTCAGGGCCGGCACTTCGCCGCGCCGACCGTCAAGCAGCGCCTGGCCGGGCTGAAGCATCTGTTCGACTGGCTGGTGACCGGCCAGATTCTGCCCGCCAACCCGGCCGCGGCGGTGCGCGGCCCGGTGCATCGGGTCAAACGGGGCAAGACCCCGGTTCTGGAGGCGGCCGAGGCGCGGCGGATTCTGGAGGCGATCGACGTCTCAACCCCGATCGGGCTGCGCGACCGCGCCCTGATCGGGCTGATGGTCTACAGCTTCGCCCGGATCGGTGCGGCCCTGGCCATACGGGTGGAGGACGTCTATGTCCAGAACCGGCGCCTCTGGGTGCGGCTGCACGAGAAGGGGGGCAAGCGTCACGACATGCCCTGTCACCACAATCTCGATGCCTGGCTGCACGACTATATGGAGGGTTGTGCGCTGGCGGGTGACCGGCGGAGTGCCCTGTTCCGGACCATCGCCCGTGGCACCGGCCGGCTGAGCGACCGGGCGATGCAGCAGGCCGATGCCTATGCGATGATCCGGCGCCGGGCCGCTGCGGCCGGGATCGAGACGCCGATCGGCAATCACAGCTTCCGGGCCACGGGGATCACCGCCTATCTCAAGAACGGCGGCACGCTGGAAAAGGCGGCGACCATGGCCAACCATGCCTCCACCCGCACCACCCAGCTTTATGACCGGCGGCTGGATGAGGTGACGCTGGATGAGGTGGAGCGGGTCATGCTCTGA
- a CDS encoding RAMP superfamily CRISPR-associated protein, which yields MEISRYELSLTVAGPVLPRATAIGRPGIHTPILRQGDRLDGLPVIPGSHVAGKLREAWAQLAEIAPDQFTDIDTLFGAPGFSPDAAVEGPAGQRKRVILPGDLVADHAGRPDGRRTRVKISDETGTVERGALQVLEAPYAPGDKVTFTGALIILGNSDEAPYAAEIADRLRICLNWILQLGGLRGAGFGRVLTAELKEANGKGQGALPEDADRLRLVLAFETPFCISERPVYGNMFHSVDHVAGRVIKGVLARLISHTHPESGVMAPVTPPILTRLHIGQAEPVYCPGTTAKERLEAADGLSGRRPLPCPESLATAGDEVVVDLAEETEPVLIDSMAPSHPTDWKTTPDAVRAMMRNGADLGSAGGKAVGRVMRVRTAISPERRRAARSQLFGQECCRVEDHVWLGHIDLYGLDQDERGHVRAALANLARTGLVGIGKTDATALIRVVPESLPAVPVPEVGRPIRMLIVTETLLCPPDVLGRHQGLAELRAAYARVIDELSGGTLRLHRAFTTEAMRGGAFHARKRPPKTQYRPWGVTQPGSLFVIEPTGTGDATPVLTRWSRIGLPVPPSVLKDYELDGIAADQLWNHCPWLPENGHGAVVFDPPRPEGHLQDRTRLTPIHLPDGLWEMPDPDPARTSAGGDA from the coding sequence ATGGAGATCAGCCGTTACGAGTTGAGCCTGACGGTCGCCGGACCGGTTCTGCCCCGCGCCACCGCCATCGGCCGGCCGGGTATCCACACGCCGATCCTGCGCCAGGGCGACCGGCTGGACGGCCTGCCGGTCATTCCCGGCAGCCATGTCGCCGGCAAGCTGCGCGAGGCCTGGGCCCAGCTGGCGGAGATTGCTCCGGATCAGTTTACCGATATCGACACGCTGTTCGGGGCCCCGGGCTTCTCGCCCGACGCGGCCGTGGAGGGGCCGGCCGGGCAGCGCAAGCGGGTGATCCTGCCCGGCGATCTGGTGGCGGACCATGCCGGCCGTCCGGACGGGCGCCGGACCCGGGTCAAGATCAGTGACGAGACCGGGACGGTCGAGCGCGGGGCGCTTCAGGTCCTGGAAGCCCCCTATGCCCCCGGTGACAAGGTCACCTTCACCGGCGCGCTGATCATTCTGGGTAATTCCGACGAAGCGCCCTATGCGGCAGAGATCGCCGACCGGCTGCGGATCTGCCTCAACTGGATCCTGCAGCTGGGCGGGTTGCGCGGCGCCGGCTTTGGCCGTGTGCTGACGGCGGAACTGAAGGAGGCGAACGGCAAAGGGCAGGGCGCCCTGCCGGAAGATGCCGACCGCCTGCGGTTGGTTCTGGCCTTCGAGACCCCGTTCTGCATTTCGGAGCGGCCGGTCTATGGCAACATGTTCCATTCGGTGGATCATGTGGCGGGGCGGGTGATCAAGGGCGTGCTGGCCCGGCTGATCTCTCACACCCATCCCGAGAGCGGCGTGATGGCGCCCGTGACGCCGCCGATCCTGACCCGGCTGCATATCGGCCAGGCCGAGCCGGTGTACTGCCCCGGTACCACCGCGAAAGAACGGCTTGAAGCGGCCGACGGCCTTTCGGGCCGGCGGCCGCTGCCCTGCCCGGAATCGCTGGCGACGGCGGGCGACGAGGTGGTGGTCGATCTGGCCGAAGAGACCGAGCCGGTTCTGATCGACAGCATGGCGCCATCCCACCCGACCGACTGGAAGACCACGCCCGACGCCGTCAGGGCGATGATGCGCAATGGTGCCGATCTCGGGTCGGCGGGCGGGAAGGCGGTGGGCCGGGTGATGCGGGTGCGCACCGCGATTTCGCCCGAGCGGCGCCGGGCGGCGCGCAGCCAGCTTTTCGGCCAGGAATGCTGCCGGGTGGAGGATCATGTCTGGCTGGGCCATATCGACCTCTACGGCCTGGATCAGGATGAGCGCGGCCATGTGCGGGCGGCCCTTGCCAATCTTGCCCGGACCGGGCTGGTCGGCATCGGCAAGACCGATGCCACGGCGCTGATCCGGGTGGTCCCGGAGAGCCTGCCCGCGGTGCCGGTTCCAGAGGTCGGCCGCCCGATCCGGATGCTGATCGTGACCGAAACCCTGCTCTGTCCACCGGATGTGCTGGGCCGGCATCAGGGGCTGGCCGAGTTGCGTGCCGCCTATGCCCGCGTGATCGACGAGCTGTCGGGCGGCACGCTGCGCCTGCACCGGGCCTTCACGACCGAGGCGATGCGCGGCGGTGCCTTCCATGCCCGCAAGCGCCCGCCAAAAACGCAGTATCGGCCCTGGGGCGTAACCCAGCCCGGCAGCCTGTTCGTGATCGAGCCGACCGGCACGGGCGACGCCACCCCGGTGCTGACGCGCTGGAGCCGCATCGGCCTGCCGGTGCCGCCATCGGTGCTCAAGGACTATGAGCTGGACGGGATTGCGGCCGATCAGCTGTGGAACCATTGCCCCTGGTTGCCGGAAAACGGCCATGGCGCGGTGGTCTTCGACCCGCCGCGCCCCGAAGGCCATCTGCAGGACCGGACACGTCTGACCCCGATCCACCTGCCCGACGGCCTTTGGGAGATGCCCGACCCCGATCCGGCACGGACCTCTGCGGGAGGTGACGCATGA